Part of the Pseudarthrobacter sp. L1SW genome, ATGACAGTAGACGAAGCCAACCACGCCAATACTGTCGGAAGTTCCTGGCGGCGCGTTGTCAGCCTCCTGGAACAGGACCACCGTGTTTCACCTCGGCAGCGTGGCTTTGTCATCCTTGCCCAGGCCCAGGGCCTGATCGGGTCCACCCTCCTGGTGGCCGTTCCCAACGAGCTCACCCGCGAAGTGCTCCAGACCCAGGTCAAGGACGCCCTGGACGACGCACTGCACAACGTTTTCTCCGAGGACATCCGGTGCGCCATCGACGTGGATACGGACCTGGTGCCCATCCACAAGGAACCCGAACCCGTCGTCGTCGAGCCTTCCTTCTCCCCGGACCAGCTCATCGAGCAGAAGCCGCAGCCCATGCTGCCCAGCACCTCCCATGAATTCGGCCGCCTGAACCCGAAGTACGTCTTCGACACCTTCGTCATTGGTTCCTCCAACCGCTTTGCCCATGCTGCCGCCGTCGCCGTCGCCGAAGCACCCGCAAAGGCCTACAACCCGCTGTTCATCTACGGTGACTCCGGCCTGGGCAAGACGCACCTTTTGCACGCCATCGGCCACTACGCCCGGCGGCTCTACAGCGGCATCCGGGTCCGCTACGTCAACTCGGAAGAGTTCACCAACGACTTCATCAACTCCATCCGTGACGATGAAGGCGCCAGCTTCAAGACCACGTACCGCAACGTGGACGTACTGCTCATCGATGACATCCAGTTCCTCGCGGGCAAGGACCGGACGCTGGAGGAGTTCTTCCACACGTTCAATTCCCTGCACAACAACAACAAGCAGGTGGTCATCACCTCGGACCAGCCGCCCAAGTTGCTGGCAGGGTTCGAGGACCGGATGAAGTC contains:
- the dnaA gene encoding chromosomal replication initiator protein DnaA, which encodes MTVDEANHANTVGSSWRRVVSLLEQDHRVSPRQRGFVILAQAQGLIGSTLLVAVPNELTREVLQTQVKDALDDALHNVFSEDIRCAIDVDTDLVPIHKEPEPVVVEPSFSPDQLIEQKPQPMLPSTSHEFGRLNPKYVFDTFVIGSSNRFAHAAAVAVAEAPAKAYNPLFIYGDSGLGKTHLLHAIGHYARRLYSGIRVRYVNSEEFTNDFINSIRDDEGASFKTTYRNVDVLLIDDIQFLAGKDRTLEEFFHTFNSLHNNNKQVVITSDQPPKLLAGFEDRMKSRFEWGLLTDIQPPELETRIAILRKKALSEGLSAPDDALEYIASKISSNIRELEGALIRVTAFASLNRQPVDVALAEMVLKDLITDDGAQEITSSQILQQTAEYFKLSMEELCSKSRTRTLVTARQIAMYLCRELTDMSLPKIGQELGGRDHTTVIHADRKIRELMAERRVIYNQVTELTNRIKQQQRDS